A region of Bicyclus anynana chromosome 17, ilBicAnyn1.1, whole genome shotgun sequence DNA encodes the following proteins:
- the LOC112046377 gene encoding alpha-glucosidase 2 produces the protein MIPHINDSKDELVDSEVFYSYEKLNNIKWYDRILLNRPLKVTIVFLLIGVAAPVLLYHFYFFTALNLPPSDGFSIGSCLIPRETRLACGVGQMPQDQCHPHCCYDRNLQMCFHRIPSRFSYIIDQQWSEDVVLHPRIATVPFSNQNSLSQLRLSIDEQSATHLVLTFYNSQNNSISGKRIGSKNYSYEIGIPEINIAVNASQGTIFDTARGPLIASDNIWEIAFKLTNESMYGLGELPLKKNTTKVIYSHSGGLSSVPLIFARINTSFHGLMIDVNEPTEILIHPGDQIVVRSITNFGLKFHLFVGPEPKGIMEDVMKIIGRNKQLKYWMLGIHVCSEVPDIDLDNFISNATRNQMPFDSHCGHGPIVFNSNQCKTSNVSNIGEVNSGANIVREAGKKFVPYVSPYIRYIKAENDTLEEEVNKTERVIYGPTLHTVNTESCEILPTYEDVMYRLPNTMEIYKGDINGTEVVYPDYKGVASEFLNDLWAYDHYDGVVLENNWPLDYSEKHLNETALYLPYFSENLETAFANTPQWNLTLLNDSNLYLFNHNTYGDNFAQAFAKKDNTTPIWSTSLWMNGGLAINRQNIDASWTNLHRELVSAALGGISGHWLWSSPICGDTENFNQTTQTNLCIKWYLAATYFPMIKIHSKTHMRYPTAFNGTQRSIVLSALNRRLGLLPYFYTTLQEGPLLRPMFYQFPLSESLYDINTQFSVGDILLIVPNLTPSQSHAHLWLPGGTWYELWSGLRMEGNEGDPVTMTTAEADFLTFIKGGSILVYQKEIEQTAENTQFFSPFSLVIALECTRSNEEQSTPQCHATGKQFIKTNMSLIFSANDTNLVITADGNDFDPICDIATGYWAYDIRDINIYGLDEELNNYDNHREVSTFVDLCHLEIDPEIVVNLLS, from the exons ATGATTCCTCATATTAATGATTCAAAGGACGAACTGGTCGATTCTGAAGTGTTTTATTCTTACGAAAAGCTAAATA ATATAAAATGGTACGACCGGATCCTATTGAACAGACCTTTGAAGGTCACAAtagtttttttactaataggGGTAGCAGCCCCAGTACTTTTGTATCACTTTTACTTCTTCACGGCTCTGAATCTACCACCTTCGGACGGATTTTCCATTGGCTCCTGCTTAATACCGAGGGAAACTAGACTAGCTTGCGGCGTCGGACAAATGCCTCAAGACCAATGCCATCCCCATTGCTGCTACGATCGCAACTTACAGATGTGTTTCCATAGAATACCATCAAGATTTTCCTATATTATAGACCAGCAATGGAGCGAGGACGTTGTACTGCATCCCAGAATAGCAACAGTTCCGTTTTCAAACCAAAACAGCTTATCACAATTAAGGCTCTCCATCGACGAACAATCGGCAACACATTTGGTTTTAACATTTTACAATTCCCAAAATAATTCGATATCGGGAAAACGTATTGGCAGTAAGAATTATTCCTATGAAATCGGCATTCCAGAGATCAACATAGCCGTCAACGCATCCCAAGGCACCATATTCGACACAGCGCGAGGTCCATTAATTGCGTCTGACAACATTTGGGAAATTGCTTTCAAATTGACAAACGAAAGCATGTACGGCTTGGGAGAGTTGCCgttgaagaaaaatacaacaaaagtcATATACAGTCACAGTGGAGGCTTAAGTTCTGTACCATTAATATTCGCCAGAATAAACACATCGTTTCACGGTTTGATGATTGATGTCAATGAGCCGACGGAAATATTAATCCATCCTGGAGATCAAATTGTTGTTCGCAGTATAACAAACTTCGGTTTGAAATTTCATTTGTTTGTCGGTCCCGAGCCAAAGGGGATTATGGAGGACGTGATGAAAATAATAGGCCGTAATAAACAACTGAAATATTGGATGCTGGGGATTCATGTCTGTAG tgAGGTTCCAGATATAGATCTAGACAATTTCATTTCAAATGCCACGAGGAATCAAATGCCATTCGACAGCCATTGCGGGCATGGGCCTATAGTCTTCAACAGTAATCAATGCAAGACAAGCAATGTAAGCAATATCGGCGAAGTAAACAGTGGTGCCAACATTGTTAGAGAAGCTGGTAAAAAATTCGTACCCTACGTTTCTCCTTAT atACGTTACATAAAAGCTGAAAACGACACCCTAGAAGAGGAAGTTAATAAGACGGAAAGGGTAATCTATGGACCTACCCTCCATACAGTAAATACAGAAAGCTGCGAAATTTTACCCACCTATGAAGATGTAATGTATCGTCTACCAAACACAATGGAGATATATAAAGGTGACATCAACGGAACCGAAGTGGTGTATCCAGATTATAAAGGAGTTGCTTCTGAATTTCTAAATGACTTATGGGCATATGATCATTATGACGGTGTGGTGTTAGAAAATAACTGGCCATTGGATTACTCTGAGAAACATTTGAACGAAACTGCTTTATATTTGCCGTATTTCAGtgag aaCTTAGAAACCGCCTTTGCGAACACGCCACAATGGAACTTAACGCTTCTCAACGActctaatttatatttatttaaccatAACACTTATGGGGATAACTTCGCCCAAGCATTCGCCAAAAAGGATAACACCACACCAATATGGTCAACCAGTCTATGGATGAACGGCGGACTGGCTATAAACAGACAAAACATTGACGCATCCTGGACAAATTTACATAGAGAACTAGTAAGCGCCGCTCTCGGAGGCATTTCAGGTCACTGGTTATGGTCAAGCCCAATTTGTGGCGACACAGAGAACTTCAACCAGACGACTCAAACAAATCTATGTATTAAATGGTATTTAGCAGCAACATACTTTCCAATGATAAAAATACATTCCAAAACACACATGAGATATCCAACCGCGTTCAATGGAACACAAAGAAGTATTGTTTTGAGCGCTTTGAATCGCCGACTTGGGCTTTTGCCATACTTCTATACAACACTGCAAGAGGGTCCGTTGCTTCGCCCAATGTTTTATCAGTTCCCCTTGTcagaaagtttgtatgatatCAATACGCAGTTTAGTGTTGGAGACATACTATTGATTGTCCCAAACTTGACTCCTTCGCAAAGTCACGCACATTTGTGGCTGCCGGGTGGGACTTGGTATGAACTTTGGAGTGGATTAAGAATGGAAGGTAATGAGGGGGACCCAGTTACTATGACAACAGCGGAAGCCGACTTCCTAACGTTTATCAAAGGCGGCTCAATATTGGTTTATCAAAAG GAAATAGAACAAACTGCTGAGAATACACAATTCTTTTCTCCATTTTCACTCGTCATCGCCCTGGAGTGTACCAGAAGCAATGAAGAACAATCTACGCCCCAATGTCATGCAACAGGAAAGCAGTTTATAAAGACCAACATGAGCTTAATATTCTCAGCCAATGATACAAATTTGGTTATAACAGCCGATGGTAATGATTTCGATCCGATATGCGACATTGCTACAGGATACTGGGCGTATGATATACGAGACATAAACATCTATGGTCTGGATGAGGAGCTTAACAACTATGACAACCATAGAGAAGTTAGCACTTTCGTAGACTTATGCCATTTGGAAATTGATCCCGAAATTGTTGTTAATTTATTGTCTTAG